The sequence CTCCTTCAATACTTTTGAACAGCGTTGTGTGTGCAACTGGCATTACATTCAAAAATTTGAATCTTAAAAGGCTCCACGCAGATACAAATCCTGTTACAAGAAATGCAAATGGTGTTGGATCCATTCCAGGATCAGGGTAGATATCTGCAAGATAAACAGCATTCAGTAACATTGGAACCAGTGCTCCCACCAACAGTAATCCTGCCTGATACCTATAGAGACCCGGCGAGTTTATCACAGTCTGGGATAACAGGATCATTCCCACTACCATAAGGATGTAGGAATATATCACGTTGATCCAAGCACCAACCCCATGATCGTAAACAAAGACTGTTCCAGATCCAGTGTGTACTGGAACTACATGGGGCCATATCAAACCATGCCACTGGTTCGTGAACACCAATACCAGTACAAATGCTGGTACAACCCATAAAAGCAGCCATCTGGACTTTGTGAACCAAGCATCGTTCTGGGTATAAGTTGCAGCAAAAAGCAACCATAGGGGCGCTATACTAACAACACCGATGTAACTTACCTGGGACCAGAATATGCTTGAGGATATTTTTGAGGATAAAACAACAAGTATGGCTGAAAATGACCAGAATGCAACTCCAAGAAGTGCAAGTGATATGTACCTTGCACCTGGAACCTTTTTCCGTTTCCACGTGTAAAAAGTGAGAAAAATCGCAATCAAAGAGGATATTGCAAGAACCATTGCATAGGGTATGTAGTTGTAGTTCATTATCATGACCATTTATAAATTGATAATAATGATCTCTATTTACTCAAGTTTATCCTTTTAGCTTTTTATTCATAAATCTTCTCTTTTTTATTAACCACTATTTCATTAGTCAATTTAAGTTGAAATAAGTTTATAGTGATATGATTGTTCATTTTTAAACTTATTTCAAAACTATAAAAAAACAAAATGTTTCAATGATGAGAAACAAGTGAAGATCAATGCTAAAAGATGATTTAATGGAAGTAACTGAAGTACCAATGGGTCTTCTCGAATTTTTAACAAAATTGGGAAAGGCTCTGGCATCTGCAGGAATATCAGTTGTGGACATAACATCCATATTGAAGAGAATTGCATCTGCATACCATGTGGAATCTGAAATACTGGTTTTTCCCACCATGATCCTTATAAAACTTGGTGAACATGAAACAGCACCAATAACTGCAGCAAACCCAAAACCTGGACTCATACCTTTGAATCAGGTTTCTGAGTTGTACGAACTCATTTACAGGGCGGAGGATGCTGCAATAGATCCTGTAGAGGGGGTCAAATGTATAAAAAGGATACTTTCTGAAAAGCATCTTTTTGGACCCACTGGAATGATTGTGGGTTACATTCTGTTTTCAGTGGGTATTGGATTGTTAATGCAGCCTTCATTAGAGCAGCTCATAGCTTCAGGAATTTTAGGTGCACTGGTGGGTACCCTGATCCTTTTTGGAGAAAAAAGAACCAAATTTTCAGTGATACTCCCGGTTATTGCTGCTTTACTTGTTTCATGTCTTTTCTTCTGGGGAGTTAAAGCTGGACTGGTAGCAGGATCCTTTGTAATGCTGATTCCTTCCCTTGCCTATTTTCTGCCTGGTGCAACCCTCACAACCGGCATGTTCGAACTTGCATCTGATGAGATCGTTTCCGGTGCAAGCAGAGTTATCTATGGTGCTGCAATCCTTTTGCTCCTGCTCTTCGGTGTCCTGCTCGGACTACAGATAATGGGATTACCCAACCAGGAGCTCATTGTCTTCAACTCTGCAACACTGGGCTGGTGGGCTCCTTACCTTGGAATTTTAATATTCGGAATTGGAATGTACCTCTTCATGTCCATACGCAACAAGGATCTGCCATGGGTCA is a genomic window of Methanobacterium congolense containing:
- a CDS encoding threonine/serine exporter family protein, coding for MEVTEVPMGLLEFLTKLGKALASAGISVVDITSILKRIASAYHVESEILVFPTMILIKLGEHETAPITAANPKPGLIPLNQVSELYELIYRAEDAAIDPVEGVKCIKRILSEKHLFGPTGMIVGYILFSVGIGLLMQPSLEQLIASGILGALVGTLILFGEKRTKFSVILPVIAALLVSCLFFWGVKAGLVAGSFVMLIPSLAYFLPGATLTTGMFELASDEIVSGASRVIYGAAILLLLLFGVLLGLQIMGLPNQELIVFNSATLGWWAPYLGILIFGIGMYLFMSIRNKDLPWVMLILYVAFIGEQIGNYLVGGFFGGFLGSFLMAVSGTIIEKSEHKTPSFVSILPAFWVLVPGSLGFISLATLAGQNFSASVTSGLLMILTIVSISLGLLVGAVVMEPLKNKKIV